The region ACTTACTTGGCAAAATTCGACTCCATGAGATGGAAAACCGGTAATAATTAGTTCCAAGATCCTTAATGTACTTTATATCTTcctgtaaaaaatatatatatatatatatatatattaatactactaaaattccaaaaaaaaaaaaagcttggcCTGATTTCTTTTCCAACTTCTGTACAAACCTTGTATCTTTTATATGAATCTATAGCTACAGAAACGTTACTTCCATCTTCAATGTTACCTGTACATTTAAGAGAACTTAAAATTATGACTCTAAATCATTTTAAAATTAGAATTGGTAATTGGGATTGTTAATGCTGTGTTGTTGAAACCTGGGGTTGCAGCATAGGTGTCCCAAACACTTGGTGTTCTTCCACCTTCATCTGCTGATCCTTCTATCTGCATATCacaatcacattttttttttaaaaaaaaaattgtatataaCACTTTGCTTAATCATtttcatagaaaaaaaaaattggattatatTTTTCGTTATTCCCTTAAAAATTGTTGCATCTTAAGTATAATTATGGTCTAAAATACCTGCCCAGCAGAAGTAGCAACTCCAAATGCAAAATCACTGGGAAAGTCAGATTTCTTAATGCCCATTTCTTCATTTTCAAGAGCTACATAacacaagaaaaagaaaatcaaTTGTGTGAAGCAATATAGATGATCACCTAGTTCAACATCTCTATATATGAAAATTATATGGGAGAGCTTTTGCTCCAAGCTTTCAAAGTTCAATTTtgtttttttcataatttttttggtGCTCTATAGTAAAAGAGAAAACTAATTAAGAATGTTGAAAATGTGATAACAAACCTTGACAATCTCCAATGAGAAAAATAATGGTACAAATAGAAAGAACTCTATGCAAAGCTTTAATCCGTAGTAGTGACAAAGATACCATTGTAAACAACTTCTTCTCACTTCTTAACTCTAATTGTTTAATTGCTTCTAATTCTTTTAACAAAGAAAATATTTTCTTAAACAATCAACTTCTCAATTCGTTAATGGTAATATTTCTTTGAAACAAGGAGTTAGACAGACACAAACAGATGtgtatatataaacataaatatagaaaaGCACATTGAATCCTTCTAATATCATGCTAATTATAGCAATTccatttttcaataaaaaaagtACTAGTTATTAACAAGAACAACTAATATTGAATCATTGAACGTTAGAGAAACATTttatacaaaacatatttatatttagTAGGAAAACTTGTTTTAAAAAACTGTACAGCAAATTTGGAAAATAACAGTGAAAAcatttcttattaaaaaaaattaaacttgaaACTTAGTTATGGGATTTCTTAGAAAAGAGAATCCCTTAAAAAATTGGAGTATGTCGCTATAAGTGGAACGCACACGGTATTCTTTAGTAAAAGGCGGAAGAATAATTCGCTTTGTGCTTATCACGCGACTGCTTGGTTTGGTAATAAGAATCACAGTTGTTTATTTATAATCACATTCTTGATTTTGCTGTGTTTGGCCGATGTGGGACAATTCTAAGTAAAAAAACTTCTGGCAAATGAGATGAGATAATAGTGCCATGTTATTATTATGGAGAGAGAGAGGTACCATCTTTTAATCAAGCTTATATtacaattattattttatttaatcacAGTAAGATTGAAATGAGAAAATACAATGTGGTCTTTATCTTAGCTTAAGTGGTTCCACACCTCCCATCCCCtttgtaataaaaataaaataaagtggaGTAATCATTTCCATCCAAAAAGCTTATTTTCTAGCCAAAGAGCATGTAACcaatgagaaaaaaaaagaagctaaaatatagagaaaaaaactTCCAAAACGCAAGAAACCAATATTGAACCCAAAAAAAGTCCCTCCAATGTAGCTTGAGCCTCTGTTTAAAATGCCATCACTCCACCTAAAAAAAGATTAATAAGCTACCAACATATACATTCtcatgtataataataataataatgaagtaaATGCTTAAACTAATAGAAAGTtagtattaattaataataataaaaaatttataaatacaTTAAAGAAAATTGAGAGATAAAATTCATTTATTAGtctttaataatttaaaaaaaccaAGTTTAAAAGTAATTAAAGTGCAAATATTaagactttttaaaaaaaaaaaaataataatgtcaaccaaagtttctaataaagttatactaaaataaaataagaactgATAAGGCTTTATTTATAACTCAAGAAGTATAATAAGACATAAAAACCACATATTAgtctttaattttttaaaaagtaattaaattgaaaaaaaaaatttagttgaAAATTAAACCTATTATCCATTTATCACATTTGACTTTGCCTTTGTTGAAATTAAAGATTATAGTTAGGAGAAGATAAATATTTTCAAGGGAAGGAGATTGGTTCAACAATGGGCTAGGCAATTAGCAAAATTGAAGAACGTACAAGCCATTTTGAAAGTTTAAGAGAAATAAATAACCGTCTTGGACTTGTATATTCTTTGATTTCTTTCGTTCTTCAACTGCATCTCTAGATTTTGGGTCCCAACTGTTTAAATAAGTTTCAGTTCTTTGCCCAAACTTGGTTTTGATGAGGGCAACTCCTATTTCTCCAAATAATTAAGCATTTTTAAATCTATAGTGTTACTCCAAAGAAAATCACGATCGATGAGCATAGATAAGAACAGAAAATTCCTTATCATAGTTATGTTCTATTGCATGGTAACATTGTATTTCCTGTCCATAACAACGTAAAACATGTTTTCCACCAATTATTAAAGTTAAGGCATCACAAGTACCACCATAAGATACTTCTGAAACATCCAAACAGACCTACATGTCCACTGTGATCTTCGAATCAATGTGAGAGAACTCTTGGAAATAAGCTTTGAAATGCTGATAAGAATGCCTCACGTCGTCAACAGCACACATTTCTCGGATGCTATGCATCGAAAGTTGCGGAGCACCAACATCAACTGTCCTTATTCCAACACCACTTGCAAGGATGGGACCAATGGTTGAACCACAACCCATGTCATTACGGACAACGAAATCCTGTGTTTCAAGTGATATAAAATCAAAAAACATGTTAATAGATCCGTTCTCACACACAACCCCATGTCTCAACTTGAAAATTCCAATTACTTTCTTCCCAACTTCCTTTTATTCCCGAGTGTTCTCTCAAGAGTGCATTTAGAAAGTGAAGTTTTACGTTAATAGAACTTGTAGCATGCAATTTTTCACACCCACAAGAAAGAAATAAAGCTGACCTGGGTAGGAATTTTATGCTTGGATGCTATCTCCCTGAATAGAAAGGAAGTGACTGAATTGGTTGCATAGCGTTGATTGGCATTGTTTTTTATTACAAGCCCGCCGTGCAACTTGGGCTGATGGTTGTCTTCATGTTTTTCCTATAAAGATAGCCTTATATAAACATTGTCCAAAATTTCAGCTTGAAGTAAATAAGAAAAAAAGAGATAAAAACATACCATATAATTAGGGTGCAGGGCATGTGCCATGTCAGCAGATACGAGAAAACTCTTTTGAATGGCCTTCTCGACCACCTGGAAGGAAAACGCCAATGCACAGAAAGGAAATACTTTAGATGAAAAACATAGTTACTGTGCGAAGATATTATGGCTATGCCAGGCTTCTAATCAAACATTACCAACAATTAATCATGGCAAGCCTTATTTATGGACATCAAACGTATTATACCAGAACATCACCAATTTAACATCACTCAATAGCtaataactttaaaatgaaatatTAGAAAAATAATGATGAAATATGAAATGACATCAAGTGGATGTTACCTTAAAATCTGAGGTGAAGGAATTTGTAATCCGTGATAGGGCAGTTAACATGGCTGGAGAGCCTGCGCCTTGGGCTGAATCGGATCCCACCTCCTCATGATCAAACAAAGCCACCATTCTAACACCAGCCTCGTCCTCAAGGCTGCTATCATAAGAAGTTGCATCTATTAATGCCTGGAAGTACAAAGGCATTATTAGTTAATACTATTTACAATATGAAAAGACAATGAAAAGTAAGAATGTCAGTCAAGACGTTCAAGTAGGAGGCAGAAATGCAATATGTCCAAGTTCCATTCCAGGTTACAGTTAGTCAACTGCATGCATGGTTTTAGACCATCCAATGATAATTTCTCAGTAAGCCATAAAATCACAAATCAATATGACATTAATACCATGTTTATAGCAAAGTCATGTCACAGACCATTCAGATCTCATCAAGAATTAGAACCTAGATGTACTGCATCTGCATGAATCCAAAATATTTTACTTGGCAGACAAAGGGcgcattattattatttgtatatatatatttatagaaaaaGGCACATTGTATAGCCAAGAAACTTCAGGACGTATAGAAGCATAGCTGTGAACCTGTTACATGCATTTTGaagtaaatttaaaataaaagttacAAACTTGTTACCTTAAGAGAACAAAATGACATGCACAGATTATCAAGCCGTCCTGAAAATATAAATTCCTTTGTGGCACCAGCTATTAAGCTTGGTTGAGTATCACAGGCTTGCAACTCAAAATCACAAATATCATCGGGCTTACACCCAAGCTGGCTTGCAAGAAGCTACAATGGAAAATAATAACATCACAATAATTAcattatacaaataaaaaataaataactattCACTGCCTCTTTCATATAGTTTGTAACCTAACCAAACAAAAAACTTCAATTTTCTCTGTAAACCTTTCCCTGATTAACTACCCCCCACCCACAcccacacacatatatacatagaGAGAGAgatcaaatatattaaaagagaGAACTGTGCTTTCAGATGTTAACCTGAAGTAAAAGTGAGTGGTGCTTTGCATCTTCCAAGGTTGTTTTCTCATTAGATTTCTTTCCATCAGTCTGAGAATTACTTTCAACTGGACCATTACCAGCAACAACTTTATTGAGCTCTGCCTGCAAACATAAGCAAATAGATAAAATGATGTTAGCTGCTGAAGTAAGCCATGGAGTGAAAAAAGTTTGAGCCATCCTAATTTACAGTGAAATAACAAATTGCAATAAAAATTTCACTGGGGAACTAAATTATGTTTTCGACCAATCCAGATGAAGCACCGCATTTTCAAATATACGGGTTATGATAATTAAACTGTAACATCGTTATTGTTGTAAGTTAGTTCCAAATCTTCCAGGGTGGCTTTGTGTTCTAAGATAAACATTTCCATATTGTTTTGCTATTGGcaaatagttatcaatcaatggTAAAGATAGAAGTGCTACTATTTGACCTTTAGAAAATATAAACTCAAATGTAAGACTGATATTCATATTAAACAGCACATATAAACGTGTGTAAGTCTAAATGTACCTTAATTGATGTTGCTAAGACAGGTAGAAGATGAGTCTGATTATTCACCTTAAAACCATCAGTACCCCTGACGCAAGACAACACATGGACAAACTCTTTATGAGATTATCTGCTCAAGGTGATGGAGAAAAATGGCATTGGTTTGTTCAAGATTACAACGAAAGTTTCAATCTTGATCATAAATCACTTGACAACAAAATATCTCATAAACAAATGTGAAATTTTAAGAGAACCTGTCTAAGTGAATTGCAAGGGTTGGGATCCGCATTATAGGTTCCTCAATTCTTAGAAGTTTATGTGAATATGAAACAACTCCACCTTCCTCTTCTCTTACTATCACTCTTCCCGCAAGTGTCAAGTCTCGATCAAACCATGTGTGCCACAAGCCACCTCCATATGTTTGGACACCAACTTCCAAATACCCCCCTTTAGTTACCTGGAAAAATCACAATATTACAAAATAAGGAAAGaaggtttttgttttgttttttttttcctctaGCGCAAATATTCCATCAAGTTGACATAGATAACTCTAaggtttaaaaaagaaaaaaagagaattACCTTGCTAACAGGTTTAAGTTTCAGACAAGGACTGTCAGTATGAGCCCCAATTATGTAAAATCCGTTCCCCGCAATGTACCTAGGCATAAACTCAAAAATCTTAACGAAAGTTTCAAAGAAAATATCAAATGCCTATACGAATTGTTTTACAATATCCCTTTTCAGTTGCCCACATTCTGTTTTCCTTTAGAGAAAACCAAATGTAAGATACCAATATAAAATACTTCAAGGATAATTTGAACATCCCAccaattgttattattattactatgaATAGAAGATGTAAACATTGTTCATCGAAGTAATCCATTCCATACCTAGTTATAGATTATAATCGTATCATAAATTTGCTTTCTCAACGACTAAATCCTTTTTTTACTCCagcataataatgatttttttactCCATTTTCTTCTTAAATTGTATAACAACCACGGCTTAAACATGGAAAAAAAAAAGCTCAAAAAGAAGTTCGTACTTTTTACCAATGGCGAAGGCTACTATAGTGGAGTGATTCCTAGTAAAGAAATACTTCTTCCCTGCTTCCAGTTTCCAATCTTCTTTCTCCGAAACTTGCTCATACCCTACACTTCTCAGACGCTTCTTTGCCTCGTCTGAGAATCCGATTCACACAGCTCAGTCAAACGCAATACAAATACATATTCGACCAATAAACTTCAGCTAAATACAAGTATAATCAATAAGAAAACATTACTGATTCACAAAACTGGTTATAGGGCGGGAATTATGATATCCTTATGTTCTCGGGAAACAAACGGAATAAGGAGTGAGAAAGAAAAGTACCGACGGCATGGAAAGCAGTAGGTGAAGCGTTCAAGAAGTCAACAAGATCAGAGACCACAGGACTTCCTTCTTCCTTCGCCATGGCTGAATGTGGCAATGGAGATGAATATGGTGGCTATAGCGTTAAAGACTCGTTGAATTTGGTTCCTAACTTCCTTCTCTGTCGTTTATTCGGGCTTCCACCTTCGCTCCGCCTCCCTTTTATAGTAAGAGGATTGAGATCCTCTGCAATATTTCTATCTTAAGTTTCCCATTCTTCCAATCAAATCATGCCCATTAGTTTTATTTTCACTTTCCTTTACCTTAAAATTAATTACACATGgtaaatttgatttttaatgcaTAGTAGGggtttgtatttaaaaaatatccAATTAATATATGAATCTCATTTTGGTCCTATTAATTAtcttactacccaaaatacccctgacatTTGTTTCACACACACTCTCCGTATTTTCTCGGTCTCTCTCAAAATACCTTAGTCCCGAAGGAAAAAATCATTCAAACCCAATTGAATCCGTCAAAACCCAAACAAATTGGAGAAGCACtgtcttccacgaccacgaaCAAGCATTTGTGGCTTGGATATTGTTGGAGTTGACGATCGGAGAAGACGAAGGAGAAGAACGTCGAGCAAACAGACCAAACTTTGAGGAAACAACCCCAAAGAAAGCGAATGTGAGGGATTTCctttttaatctgcaatatgtgtatgtgcttggtttttttgttgatttttgttcataggatagatcgaggctggggaatgaagaaatctgagttttttcgagattttttatgcacctcgatagaaatcgataggactTGATAGTATATGTTAGGG is a window of Humulus lupulus chromosome 4, drHumLupu1.1, whole genome shotgun sequence DNA encoding:
- the LOC133830110 gene encoding probable aspartyl aminopeptidase codes for the protein MAKEEGSPVVSDLVDFLNASPTAFHAVDEAKKRLRSVGYEQVSEKEDWKLEAGKKYFFTRNHSTIVAFAIGKKYIAGNGFYIIGAHTDSPCLKLKPVSKVTKGGYLEVGVQTYGGGLWHTWFDRDLTLAGRVIVREEEGGVVSYSHKLLRIEEPIMRIPTLAIHLDRGTDGFKVNNQTHLLPVLATSIKAELNKVVAGNGPVESNSQTDGKKSNEKTTLEDAKHHSLLLQLLASQLGCKPDDICDFELQACDTQPSLIAGATKEFIFSGRLDNLCMSFCSLKALIDATSYDSSLEDEAGVRMVALFDHEEVGSDSAQGAGSPAMLTALSRITNSFTSDFKVVEKAIQKSFLVSADMAHALHPNYMEKHEDNHQPKLHGGLVIKNNANQRYATNSVTSFLFREIASKHKIPTQDFVVRNDMGCGSTIGPILASGVGIRTVDVGAPQLSMHSIREMCAVDDVRHSYQHFKAYFQEFSHIDSKITVDM